The DNA segment tagtctacgaagcctctaaagaaTACTGAAAATGCTAACTGTTTACCGGGACAAGGTACCCGGTATACCTTATTAACTGAAATACTATAATGATGGAAAGAAAAGAGGGATAAGGCCCCGAAAGACTAGGGCTCACCAATAGCTTATACGAGATGTCCTAGCAAGCAGAATCGTCAACCTATAAATCGTTACCTGCATCGCGAGATGCAGGccccaggcaaaaagggatgtcagtacatttgaattgcactggtatatAAAACAACTGAAGAAAAGAACTATAAAtactgaaattgaaactgaaaactGATAACTAATAACTGAACTAAACATAGGAAGTAAggttatgaatactccctctcttGAATGATGAGccacctgtttatctgaatattaaactgtggcctcaggcccaatatatatatgtgcacaactgcggcctcgggcccaagtatacatatacataactacggcctcaggcccaaagatgcataaagcataaactgcagcctcagacacaaatacaggtgttcattcaaggatttaaaattaggaactgagaatcatactgcaatacatgatactgaaataatgaaccataccgagttacatgatactggaatagtgaataggattagactgagatgagtattcataataagctaatttgtcataactgaaactcatagaatatcaAATGATTATGAAACTATGCCATCtaaagaatagaagttctactacTATTCAGGGAACAAAGACATAATTACTTTCTGAGGAAACTAGTAATGGTCATaatgaatgggacgtagggagaatcatagatattcccaaacgtgagttagcctcacataccttaacttcctgctcttgagcataataTAACATTTGTCAatcctttcaactttaatctatagcaatacaagtcaaagggattccatattagctatgatgctcatgttttggtcacttaagcatcttatcaaacacttggtgaaaataaagcttcatagtccttataatggtgtctctacacccaataacctattctcttgctcctagataaattctaaagtctcaaatggttataatcaatactattctttatcacccataaggtaaaaaACACATTTAACCAATGATCAACAATCAACACCCCAAACCTATAATCATTTATACtcttctatcaaacccatcaattCATATgtcatgaactagagtctataattattaaaccaatgctagaatcaattagagggagaagacattacctttttgaagttcaatccccttgaattcgagttctagggttccttATCTgaacaatgatgtcccaatcgaatatctaatgatatggagggtttacccatgttaataagatgttggaaaattaaaattaacttagaatcaccatttgaacataccttgggtggtggagggatccttaaggagttaggtttttttgagagctttcctttctagagcaagtttttatgttttggggatgtgggggacgaaatagggctaaaaaaaatgacttcccaagttGGACACCATGTCCCAGTAGACCTGACCGCGTTCCCAACTGCGGTAAATAGCTGGAGCACTGCCTCACaaccgcggtcgcggtcaaacgCAACCGAACGTGGTGGTTATGCACTATTCTGTAAAATGGGCATAACGTTTTGCGCAGAGCTCCGCTTGGGCttcacaatatatcgttggaaagataTTTCAAAGGTCTACATCTTTTATGCTTTgatttttcccaagtttattaCAAATTTTCACTAAACCCTGATGGAAGAtggaccttctgcaaacttagtcaattttgtcaaatcttatgcacctcactttccatcttgattttgaaacaactattttcacccataatcatcccaatgAGACTTCACATGtccaaaatataaccttactactcctttaactcattcatacctaagccaatttatggggtgttacattatctcccccttggaatcattcatcctcgaatgatgGTCCTGGCTGCAACTACGACTATCTATGGACATTAAACGGGTGTGATGGAGATATGCGAATATTGAAATATCATGAATACATGTATATCAAACTGAACAAGCACGTGATCACTAAATACTAAGCTGAGTAAATACTGAAGGACATGGAGATTATAATATAAGTCCTGAATGGAAAGGTTAATTACCTTCCACATTTTCCTTTTGCTCTTCAAAGAGATGGGGATATCTCGACTTCATGTCCTCGCCGGCTTCCCATGTAGCCTCTTCAACCCTTTGATTCCTCCAAAgcacttttactgaagcaatTTCCTTAATTCTGAGCTTGCGGATTTGACGATCAAGAATAGCCACTGGAATTTCTTCGTAAGACAGGCTGTCTTTAACCTCTATAATCTCTGTAGGAACCACACGTGATGGGTCTCCCATGAATTTattcaacatggacacatgaaacactgggtgtacAACAGCTAATTTttgtggcaattctaactcataagccacCTGTTCGATCCTTCGCAGGATTCTATATGGCCCAATGTAGCGGGGACTAAGCTTCacctttcccaaatctcataacgcctttcatgggcgaaactttcagaaacacccaatcatcaacttagAACTCTAAGTCTCTACGTCGCACATCCAAATAGGACTTTTGGCAATTTTGAGTCGTCTTCAAATGCCTTTGTATCAAGTTGACTTTCTCCATAGCTTGATAGACCAGATCGGATCCTAACAACTCTGCTTCTCTGacttcgaaccaaccaattgtTGGTCTACACCTTTGCCCATATAGAgcttcgtacggtgccatcttgatactagaGTGATAgatgttattataagcaaactcaatgagaggtagatgatcatcccaattacctttaAAATCGATAACACACGCCCTCAACATATCCTCGAGAGTCTGAATAGTGCATTCCGCTTGGCCATCTATCTGAGGATAAAAAGCGATGTTGAGGTTCACCCTTGTGCCCAATCCCTTCTGAAAGGATTTCCAAAAGTTCACTGTGAACTGGGCACCACAATCTGAGATAATGGACAAAGGAGTCCCATGCAATAGGacaatttctttgatatacaacttggCATAATCCTCCGCCGAATTTGTAGTCTTCACTGGCAAGAAGTGAGCTGACTTGGTAAGTtggtctacaatcacccaaattgaatCATGCTTCCGAAACGAGCGAGGTAGACCTGTTATGAAGTCCATGTatatcatctcccatttccaaatAGGAATTTCTATATTCTGAGTTAAACCGCCAGGTCTCTGGTGTTCGACTTTCACCTGCTGATAGCCACGAAAACTGCTATATTTTTTTTCATATCGTTCCACTAATAAAcctccttaagatcatgatacatctttgtggaacctggatgaatagaatacctggAATTGTGGGCTTCTGACATAATCCGCTCTCTGAGCCCATCTACGTCTGGAACGCATTGTCTGCCTCTATACCTCagagtaccatcatctcccccttgttCAAAAGCCATAGTCTTGTGTCTATGAATTCCCTCTTTCAACTGCAATAAGTAGGGATCACTAAATTGTTTTTCCTTcacttcggctactaaggaggaTTCAGCCCTATTCTGGAGAACAACGCCACCATCTTCGGAGTCCAAAAGTCGAACTCCTAGATTTGCTAAGCGGTGGATTTCCTTCATCATAGTTTGCTTGTTCGCCTCAACATGAGCTAAGCTTCCCATAGAATGCCGACTGAGAGCATCAGCTACAACATTTGCTTTCCCCAGATGATAGATGATATCaacatcataatctttaagtaatTCGAGCCACCTTCTCTGAGGTAGATTTAATTatctttgcttgaagatgtactggagactcttgtgatctgtaaaAAATGTCAACAtgcaccccatacaaataatggcgccagatcttaaGCGCAAATACCATAACTGCTAATTCAAGATCATgagtcggataattcttctcgtgaaccttgaGTTGTCTCGATGCGTAGGCTATGACTTTATCGTGCTGCATTAATACACACCCAAGACCAACCCCTGAAGCACCACAATAAACAAAAACCCTTCGGTTCCTTCCGGTAGTAACAAGACTAGAGCTGAagtcaacctcttctttaactccTCAAAACCTTTCTCGCACTCGTCCGACCATTGAAACTTGACTTTCTTCTGAGTGAATCTAGTCAAAGGGGACGAGatagaagaaaatccctctacgaaATGCCTATAATAGCCTGCTAGACCAAAAAAAACTTCTTATATCGGATACTGaggtgggtctaggccaattcttcactgcctCTATTTTTTGAAAGTCCACCTTCACGCCTTCTAAGATGATATGGCCCAAAAATGCTACTGATTTCAGctagaattcacacttagaaaaatttGCATATAGCTTATGATCCTGCAGTGTCTGCAACACAATTCTGAGATGTTCTGCATGGTCAGTCTTGCTACGGGAATAAATCAAGATGTTATAAATAAACACGATAACGAACAAATCAAGATAAAGCTTGAAGACCCTATTCATAAGGTCCATGAAAGTTGCTGGTGCATTCGTTAAACCGAATGACATtactaaaaattcaaaatgcccatatcgagtcctgaaagctgtttttggaatatcaACTTCCTTAACCTTCAACTGATGGCATCCCGATCTGAGGTCAATCTTGGAATAACACTGGGCACCCTAAAGTTGATCGAATAAATCATCTATTCTAGGaagagggtacttgttcttgatggtgactttattcaactgacgatagtcaatgcacatacgcaaagACCCATCCTTCTTTCGTACAAACAAGACCAGTGCGCCCCAAGGTGAGACATTTGGCCTTATAAATCCCTTATCCAGAAGATCTTTCAACTGGacttttaactctttcaactctactGGAGCCATTCTATAAGGCGGGATAGATATTGGCTTAGTGCCTGGAAGTAGatcaattccaaagtcaatctctCTATCGGGAGGGATTCCAGGGAGATCTTCGGGAAACACTCTTGGAAACTCATTTACAATTGGTACCGACTGGAGAGTGGGAATGTGAGCATCTGCATCCTTAACTCGAACCAAGTGATAGATATATCCTTTGGAGATCATCTTTCTGgctttaagataggaaataaacctacccctAGGTGTTACTGCATCACCCTTCCATTCTAAGACTAGTTCACCGGGAAATTCAAAACTTACTATTTTGGTTCTGCAACCTATCATGGTATAACAGGACTCTAACCAATCTATGCCCATGAtcacatcgaagtctaccatctCCAATTCTACTAAGTCTGCTACAGTAAGACATTGATGCACTTTGACTAGACATCCCCTATAGATACACCTTGTTATAACTGATTCTCCAACTGGAGTGGACACTTCAAAGGGTTCACACAACTTTTCTGGTTTTATCCTAAATTTCTTAGCAATATATGGGGTTACATAAGATAGGGTGGATCTCAGATCTATAAGAGCATAGACATCAAAAGTGAATATTGTTAGCATACCTGTGACAACATCTCCACGAGCCTCTGTATCCTGACGGCCTGCCAGTGCATACAAGCGATTCTGACCACCGCCTGCATTACTAGATTTTGATGCACCACACCCTTGTTGGGCCTCAGAGTTATGATGGGCTGCTGAATTAGTGGACTGCGCTACATAGCCTCTATTGTTCTACTTTGCCGATGGATAATCCATCAAGAAATGGCCCTGCTGACCGCACCCAAAGCAACCATTTGTGCCCAAACGACACAACCCTGGGTGCCTCTTACCACATATGTTGCAAATAGGGTAACCAGGGAGTCTGTAGCCTACACTAGCCTGTGTCTGTGAGCATGCTGCTctaaaattttggtttttcttgttAAACTTGGACCTCTGAACCGGTGCACTAGCTGAAGATGGAACGGGTCTTGATTTTGATTTCCTGAAGAACTGGCGATTGTCTCCTGCTTGAGATCCCCCATGGCTGAAATTTCCTACAGACTTAGCTCTCTTGATGTCCTTCTCTTTCAATAGCCGCTCTTTTTCCATTAAACATGTCTTCATTCCCTTGAACAAAGGCAACCATCTTAGTAATGGTCATGTCATTATTCTGAGCAGCTATATTAGCATCAGCAAACAAATCGTCTGAAAGTCCCAACATAAACCGCCTAACTCTGGCGCTCATATCACGTACCATTTCCGGAGCATACTTGGCCAGAGAGACGAACTTGAGGTAGTACTCATTCACACTCATATCATTCTGTTTGAGTCTCTCAAACTCCAAAGCCTTAGCATTCAAGACCTCAATGAGTAGAAAATGCTCAAGGAATGCATCTGCAAACTCCTTCCAAGTCGCAGGAGCCGCATCCTCCCCTCGGGACTCTTCCCATGTTTCATACCAAGTGTTGGCAACATTCTTCACCTGATACGCATCAATCTCTACTGCCTCAGTGTCTGTAGAATGCATCACTCGAAATATCTTCTAAACCTCATCAATGAAGTTTTGCAGATCCTCATCCTTTTTGGACCCTGTGAAGACGGGAGGTTTTATGTTGAGGAATTCCCTAGACCTGGAACTACCCATCTCATGAACATCACTTGTTCCCTATCTTTGAGCCTGGGTAGCAACAATCTGGGTGACCAACTGGATAGCTCCCCTGACATCTATGTCTGAAGCATTGGGCACTGAGCCCGATGCAACCCCTTGGGTCGGAGTGTCCTCCTCCTGGGCAGCATTAGTCGTGACCCCCTAGCTAGTAGCTGAGGCCCTCCTAGTGTACTTTCTTTTTGCAGGACTTTTTCTGAAATACACAATTCGCACGAGTTAGAAATATTCATGAAAGCATAGCTCtaactgcacgatctagagtatgaAAGAAATGGAACAATCCTAAATGTCTTGGTGGTCAACTGTTTACACGTGTGGCACGCACACACACATAAAAGTGACCCCACTGGACACGGCTtcgtagactccctaggactcttgaacctagggctctgataccaagctttgtcacgccccaaatcaTGGTCTAGGTATAACACAAAACTCGGTGCCTGACTgtatgtgaccgagcgaaccaactgtatGGCTAGATCAATATGTGGTATAACTATGAGCTAGAGGTAAATATAAAACATGATAATCTACTAAAGAGTCTGACTGAAATATCATAGATGCGGAAAATACTGAAAGGTCTGCAAGTATAAACAAGTAGACGACAAGGCTAACACATGAAAGCCTGCTAATATCTAGATGACTGGGTTAgagtctacaaagcctctaaagAATATTGAAAATACTAACTGTTTACTGGGACAAGGTCCCGGTATACCTTATTAACTGAAATACTATAATGACTAAAAAAAGAGGGATAAGGCCCCGAAAGACTGGAGCTCACCATTAGCTGATACGAGATGTCCTAGCAAGCAgaatcgtcaacctgtaaatcattacctgtaACACGAGATGCAGGCCCtgggcaaaaagggacgtcagtatatttgaattgcactggtatgtaaaacaACTGAAGAAAAGAACTATAAATAATGAAACTgaaactgataactgataactaataaCTGAACTAAACATATGAAGTAAGGTTATGAATACTCCATATCCTGAATGATGAGCCACTTGTTTATATGAATATTAaattgcggcctcaggcccaatatatatatatatatatatatatatatatatatatatatatatatatatatctgtgtgtgtgtgtgcgtgcgTGTATGTGTGTGCATGCGCGCGCgcacaactgcggcctcgggcctaagtatacgtatacataactgcggcctcaggaccaaagatgcataaagcataaaatgcggcctcaggcccaaatacaagtgttcaacattcaagtatttaaaatcagaaactaagaatcatactgcaatacatgatattgaaataatgaatcataccgagttacatgatactggaatagtgaataggattagactgagatgagtattcataataagttgatttgtcataactgaaactcatagaatatcgaatgattatgaaactatgccacctagagaatagaagttctactacTATTCAGGGAACTAAGGCATAGTTACTTTCTAAGGAAACTAGTAATGGTCATaatgaatgggacgtagggagaatcatagatattcccaaacgtaaagagttagcttcacataccttaacttcctgctcttgagcgtaatacaacgtTTGTCAatcctttcaactttaatctatagcaatacaagtcaaagggattccatattagctatgatgctcatgttttggtcacttaagcatcttatcaaacacttggtgagaATAAAACTTCATAGCCCTTATAATGGTATCTCTatacccaataacccattctcttgctcctagataaattttaaagtctcaaatggttataatcaacattattctttatcacccataaggtaaacaacacatttaaccaataatcaacaatcaacacccCAAACCTATAATAGTTCATACTCTTCTATCAAACTCATCAATTCATATgtcatgaactagagtctataattATTAacccaatgctagaatcaattagagggtgaagacattacctttttgaagttcaatccccttgaattcgagttctagggttccttCTCTCAATAATGATGtctcaatcgaatatctaattatatggagggtttacccatgttaataagatattgggaaattgaaattaacttagaatcaccatttgaacataccttgggtggtggagggatcctgaaggagttaggtttttttgagagctttcctttctagagcaactttttatattttggggctgtgggggacgaTATAGGGCTAaaaaaatgacttcccaagttAGCCACCGTGTTCCAGTAGGCCTGACCATGGTAAATATCTGGAGCACTACCTCacgaccgcggtcgcggtcaaacgCAGTAGAACACGGTGGTTACACACTGTTCTATAAAATAggcataactttttgtacaaatcTTCGCTTGGGCTCTACAATATATCAGTagaaagctatttcaaaggcatacaacttttgtgttttgagttttcccaaattccGTACACATTTTCACTAACCCCTGCTTCattgcaaacttagtcgattttgtcaaatcttatgcacttcactttccatcttgatattgaaacaactattttcacccataatcattcCGAGGGGACTTCACATGTCtaaaatataaccttactactcctttaactcattcatacctaagctAAATTTACGAGGTGTTACATTCTGCTACTACCGTCTTCTTAGTACCGGAAACAACCAGGCCTCGCCGTCTTTTGTAACCCTAAATCATGGCGAAAACTTCTAAAATAGTCCCTCAAAAGGTAAAGGCGTCGTCTTTTTCTACTTCCCCATCAGCCGGCGATAAAGCACCGGCCCTCCATGAGATTGTTCCAACCACCTACGTTTTAAAGAAGGACTTCGATATTGAAAACCCGCCTGTAGTACCTGGCCTATGTGAACATGCATCGAGGCACATCTGTACAATAAAGGAAACACATCTCAAGGTTCTGAGGAAGGAGTGTGGTTGGGGGGACGAGGTTACTATACAGATCCCGGCTCCCGAGGAGAGCATCACAACTCATGTGGAGgggtttctaagtgtttacacttacatTTTCACATTGGGTCCCCTTAATCCGGTAGTGATTGATTTCTGTAAAAGGTATGAGGTCACCCTAGGGCAGATCCACCCTTCCTTTTGGCGCATCATGATTATGTTGCGTTATTTTTCTAGCAAGGCTGAGGGACTGGAGTTTACCCTCCATCACCTCATCAGATTGTATCGGCCTCAATTTATTTGTGGATTGATCAAGCTCCAACATCGATCCAAAAAAGCTTTTTTTGCCAGTAATGATGAGACCAAAGACCGAGGCTAGATGAGTCGATTCATCCGAGTGAAGACCTCGGACATCATCCCCCGAGGAAAAAATGCCGTTTCCTGAGAGATGGCACTTCCAACGTaagaaaaaatttattttctggtgttcccttttgTTTTATTCTCGCATTGTGTGATGCCTTTACCCTTTCATGCAGTTGATGCTTGGATGCCACATGCAA comes from the Nicotiana sylvestris chromosome 4, ASM39365v2, whole genome shotgun sequence genome and includes:
- the LOC138889207 gene encoding uncharacterized protein; its protein translation is MQHDKVIAYASRQLKVHEKNYPTHDLELAVMRRWLELLKDYDVDIIYHLGKANVVADALSRHSMGSLAHVEANKQTMMKEIHRLANLGVRLLDSEDGGVVLQNRAESSLVAEVKEKQFSDPYLLQLKEGIHRHKTMAFEQGGDDGTLRYRGRQCVPDVDGLRERIMSEAHNSRYSIHPGSTKMYHDLKEVY
- the LOC104234150 gene encoding uncharacterized protein, with product MHSTDTEAVEIDAYQVKNVANTWYETWEESRGEDAAPATWKEFADAFLEHFLLIEVLNAKALEFERLKQNDMSVNEYYLKFVSLAKYAPEMGMKTCLMEKERLLKEKDIKRAKSVGNFSHGGSQAGDNRQFFRKSKSRPVPSSASAPVQRSKFNKKNQNFRAACSQTQASVGYRLPGYPICNICAQSTNSAAHHNSEAQQGCGASKSSNAGGGQNRLYALAGRQDTEARGDVVTDLRSTLSYVTPYIAKKFRIKPEKLCEPFEVSTPVGESVITRCIYRGCLVKVHQCLTVADLVELEMVDFDVIMGIDWLESCYTMIGCRTKIVSFEFPGELVLEWKGDAVTPRGRFISYLKARKMISKGYIYHLVRVKDADAHIPTLQSVPIVNEFPRVFPEDLPGIPPDREIDFGIDLLPGTKPISIPPYRMAPVELKELKVQLKDLLDKGFIRPNVSPWGALVLFVRKKDGSLRMCIDYRQLNKVTIKNKYPLPRIDDLFDQL